Proteins encoded by one window of Halomonas chromatireducens:
- a CDS encoding alpha-ketoacid dehydrogenase subunit beta, with product MPKMNMLQAINNALDIAMAEDDKVLCFGEDVGVFGGVFRATSNLQEKYGRARCFNTPLVEQGIIGFANGLAAQGSVPVAEIQFADYIFPAFDQIVNETAKFRYRSGDLFNVGGLTIRTPYGGGISGGLYHSQSPEAYFAHTPGLKVVVPRNPYQAKGLLLAAIRDPDPVIFFEPKRLYRASTGEVPENDYQLPIGEAEVTKEGTDVTVLGWGAQMELIEKAVEMAEKSGISCEIIDLRSILPWDEDSVVESVLKTGRLVISHEATRTGGFASEIAATIQERCFLYLESPIERVTGMDTPFPLTLEKEYMPDHLKIYEAIRASVDF from the coding sequence ATGCCAAAGATGAACATGCTGCAGGCGATCAACAATGCCCTGGACATTGCCATGGCCGAGGATGACAAGGTCCTCTGTTTCGGTGAAGACGTGGGGGTCTTTGGTGGTGTCTTCCGTGCCACCAGCAACCTGCAGGAGAAGTATGGCCGCGCCCGCTGCTTCAATACGCCACTGGTTGAGCAGGGCATCATCGGCTTTGCCAATGGCCTGGCGGCCCAAGGGTCCGTGCCGGTGGCCGAGATCCAGTTTGCCGACTACATCTTTCCGGCCTTCGACCAGATCGTCAACGAGACGGCGAAGTTCCGCTATCGTTCCGGTGACCTGTTCAACGTGGGTGGCCTGACGATCCGTACCCCATACGGTGGCGGCATCTCCGGGGGGCTCTACCACTCCCAGTCGCCGGAGGCCTACTTTGCCCACACGCCGGGGCTGAAGGTCGTGGTGCCGCGCAATCCCTACCAGGCCAAGGGGCTGCTGCTGGCGGCCATCCGCGACCCCGACCCGGTGATCTTCTTCGAGCCCAAGCGCCTTTACCGCGCCTCAACCGGTGAGGTTCCGGAGAATGACTACCAGTTGCCCATCGGCGAGGCGGAGGTGACCAAGGAGGGTACCGACGTCACGGTACTGGGCTGGGGGGCACAGATGGAGCTGATCGAGAAGGCGGTCGAGATGGCCGAAAAGTCCGGCATCTCCTGCGAAATCATCGACCTGCGCTCTATCCTGCCCTGGGACGAGGACTCGGTTGTCGAGTCGGTACTCAAGACCGGCCGGCTGGTGATCAGCCATGAGGCGACGCGCACCGGCGGCTTTGCCAGCGAGATTGCGGCCACCATACAGGAGCGCTGCTTCCTGTACCTGGAATCGCCCATCGAACGGGTGACCGGAATGGATACCCCTTTCCCGCTGACGCTGGAGAAGGAGTACATGCCGGACCACCTCAAGATCTACGAGGCCATCCGGGCCAGCGTGGATTTCTGA